The proteins below come from a single Xenopus tropicalis strain Nigerian chromosome 9, UCB_Xtro_10.0, whole genome shotgun sequence genomic window:
- the hnmt gene encoding histamine N-methyltransferase (The RefSeq protein has 2 substitutions compared to this genomic sequence), whose protein sequence is MDSGLRSLLSDHSRYVESFRLFLLNSTEHQCMQRFIDTQFPHIVSSIGKDKSVIDILGIGSGSGEIDLQMIGKIQSRHPGVAISNQIVEPSAEQIIGYKERVAKAPNLGAVSFSWHRQTSSEYERQVNEEKQMRSYDFIHMIQMLYYVKDVPATLRFFKSCLAPNGKLLIILVSGNSGWSMLWKKHGPQLPLNDLCLYVTAGDIAQMLSSMGARFQSYELPSDMDITECFIEGDRNGEMLLDFLTETCDFKRNAPADLREQILCDLKSPECSTTRDGKVIFNNNLSVIVVERD, encoded by the exons ATGGACTCCGGCCTGAGGTCCCTGCTCTCCGACCACAGCAGATACGTGGAATCCTTCCGGCTGTTCCTGCTCAACTCCACCGAGCACCAGTGCATGCAGCGCTTTATCGACACCCAGTTTCCCCACATCGTCTCCAG TATAGGGAAGGACAAGTCGGTGATTGATATCCTGGGCATTGGAAGTGGATCAG GTGAGATCGACCTGCAGATGATTGGCAAGATCCAGTCTCGACACCCAGGCGTCGCCATTAGCAACCAGATTGTGGAACCAAGCGCTGAGCAAATCATTGGCTACAAGG AGCGCGTGGCTAAGGCCCCCAACCTGGGCGCGGTCTCCTTCTCGTGGCACCGCCAGACCTCCAGCGAGTATGAGCGCCAAGTCAATGAGGAGAAACAGATGAGAAGTTATGATTTCATTCATATGATCCAG ATGTTATATTATGTAAAGGATGTTCCAGCAACATTACGGTTCTTTAAAAGCTGCCTGGCACCCAATGGGAAGCTCTTGATCATTCTCGTATCAG GTAACAGTGGGTGGTCCATGCTATGGAAGAAACACGGCCCGCGGCTCCCGCTGAACGACCTCTGCCTGTACGTTACGGCGGGGGACATCGCCCAGATGCTGAGTTCAATGGGCACCCGGTTCCAGAGCTACGAACTGCCGTCTGACATGGACATCACGGAATGTTTCATCGAGGGGGACAGGAACGGGGAAATGCTGTTGGACTTTCTGACCGAGACCTGCGACTTTAAGAGAAATGCCCCCGCTGATCTCAGGGAGCAGATTCTCTGCGACCTAAAAAGCCCCGAGTGTAGTACGACCAGGGATGGGAAGGTGATCTTTAACAACAACCTTAGTGTGATTGTGGTGGAGAGGGATTAG
- the hnmt gene encoding histamine N-methyltransferase isoform X1, with amino-acid sequence MDSGLRSLLSDHSRYVESFRLFLLNSTEHQCMQRFIDTQFPHIVSSIGKDKSVIDILGIGSGSGEIDLQMIGKIQSRHPGVAISNQIVEPSAEQIIGYKERVAKAPNLGAVSFSWHRQTSSEYERQVNEEKQMRSYDFIHMIQMLYYVKDVPATLRFFKSCLAPNGKLLIILVSGNSGWSMLWKKHGPRLPLNDLCLYVTAGDIAQMLSSMGTRFQSYELPSDMDITECFIEGDRNGEMLLDFLTETCDFKRNAPADLREQILCDLKSPECSTTRDGKVIFNNNLSVIVVERD; translated from the exons ATGGACTCCGGCCTGAGGTCCCTGCTCTCCGACCACAGCAGATACGTGGAATCCTTCCGGCTGTTCCTGCTCAACTCCACCGAGCACCAGTGCATGCAGCGCTTTATCGACACCCAGTTTCCCCACATCGTCTCCAG TATAGGGAAGGACAAGTCGGTGATTGATATCCTGGGCATTGGAAGTGGATCAG GTGAGATCGACCTGCAGATGATTGGCAAGATCCAGTCTCGACACCCAGGCGTCGCCATTAGCAACCAGATTGTGGAACCAAGCGCTGAGCAAATCATTGGCTACAAGG AGCGCGTGGCTAAGGCCCCCAACCTGGGCGCGGTCTCCTTCTCGTGGCACCGCCAGACCTCCAGCGAGTATGAGCGCCAAGTCAATGAGGAGAAACAGATGAGAAGTTATGATTTCATTCATATGATCCAG ATGTTATATTATGTAAAGGATGTTCCAGCAACATTACGGTTCTTTAAAAGCTGCCTGGCACCCAATGGGAAGCTCTTGATCATTCTCGTATCAG GTAACAGTGGGTGGTCCATGCTATGGAAGAAACACGGCCCGCGGCTCCCGCTGAACGACCTCTGCCTGTACGTTACGGCGGGGGACATCGCCCAGATGCTGAGTTCAATGGGCACCCGGTTCCAGAGCTACGAACTGCCGTCTGACATGGACATCACGGAATGTTTCATCGAGGGGGACAGGAACGGGGAAATGCTGTTGGACTTTCTGACCGAGACCTGCGACTTTAAGAGAAATGCCCCCGCTGATCTCAGGGAGCAGATTCTCTGCGACCTAAAAAGCCCCGAGTGTAGTACGACCAGGGATGGGAAGGTGATCTTTAACAACAACCTTAGTGTGATTGTGGTGGAGAGGGATTAG